The Thalassospira sp. ER-Se-21-Dark genome includes a region encoding these proteins:
- a CDS encoding phosphoglycerate kinase codes for MADFNTLDGVNVAGKRVLLRADLNVPMKDGVVGDTTRIDRTVPGLIELADAGAKLVVITHFGRPKGARVPEMSLKPVADALAKQLGRPVKFADDCIGDAAASVVNSLKDGEIALLENLRYHAEEEKNDPAFVTELAKLGDMYVNDAFSCAHRAHASTEGLARALPAYAGRLMQAELEALGNALEAPKHPVMAIVGGAKISTKLDLLGNLVAKVDQLVIGGGMANTFLAAKGVNVGKSLCEHDLLDTAREIFKKAEAANCEIVLPVDGLVAKEFAANAPYDVCDINDVAAEGMILDAGPATIEDLNKRLETCETLVWNGPLGAFEITPFDTATVSVAQHAAELTKAGKLLSVAGGGDTVAALRHADSDQAFSYVSTAGGAFLEWLEGKTLPGVAALRAS; via the coding sequence ATGGCTGACTTCAATACGCTTGACGGTGTCAATGTCGCTGGCAAGCGCGTTTTGCTGCGCGCTGATCTTAACGTTCCGATGAAGGATGGTGTTGTTGGCGATACGACTCGTATCGACCGCACCGTACCGGGCCTGATCGAACTGGCCGATGCCGGGGCGAAACTGGTGGTGATTACGCATTTCGGTCGTCCCAAAGGTGCGCGCGTCCCGGAAATGAGCCTGAAACCGGTTGCCGATGCCCTTGCAAAGCAGCTTGGCCGTCCGGTGAAGTTTGCGGATGATTGCATCGGTGATGCGGCGGCAAGCGTGGTCAACAGCCTGAAAGACGGCGAAATCGCGCTTCTGGAAAACCTGCGTTACCACGCCGAAGAAGAAAAGAACGACCCGGCCTTTGTCACTGAGCTGGCAAAGCTTGGCGATATGTATGTCAATGACGCGTTTTCCTGCGCGCACCGCGCACACGCCTCGACCGAGGGTCTGGCACGCGCGCTTCCGGCCTATGCCGGTCGTTTGATGCAGGCTGAGCTTGAAGCGCTTGGCAATGCGCTGGAAGCGCCAAAACATCCGGTGATGGCGATTGTTGGCGGTGCGAAGATTTCCACCAAGCTTGATCTGCTGGGCAACCTTGTTGCCAAGGTCGATCAGCTGGTGATTGGCGGTGGCATGGCCAACACCTTCCTGGCAGCCAAGGGTGTCAATGTTGGCAAGTCACTGTGCGAGCATGACCTGCTTGATACCGCGCGTGAGATTTTCAAAAAGGCCGAAGCTGCCAATTGCGAAATCGTCCTGCCGGTCGATGGTTTGGTGGCCAAGGAATTTGCCGCCAATGCGCCGTATGATGTTTGTGATATCAACGACGTCGCGGCAGAGGGCATGATCCTTGATGCCGGTCCGGCAACCATCGAAGACCTGAACAAGCGTCTCGAGACTTGTGAAACGCTGGTCTGGAACGGCCCGTTGGGTGCGTTTGAAATTACCCCGTTTGACACGGCAACCGTTTCGGTCGCCCAGCATGCAGCAGAACTGACCAAGGCCGGCAAGCTTCTGTCGGTTGCGGGCGGTGGCGACACGGTCGCAGCCCTGCGTCATGCCGATTCTGATCAGGCATTTTCCTATGTCTCGACCGCAGGTGGTGCGTTCCTGGAATGGCTGGAAGGCAAGACCCTTCCGGGTGTGGCGGCCCTTCGCGCCAGCTAA
- a CDS encoding RNA pyrophosphohydrolase encodes MAKKSDTPNADKVTADDLPYRPCVGIALFNADGLVWMGNRFGFEGAWQLPQGGIDDGETPIEAAMRELKEEIGTDKAEIISETPNWLTYDLPEHLIGKAFKGKYRGQKQKWFAMRFTGKDKHINIDVPDPEFDSWRWNDLATLPDLIVPFKRPVYLQIAAEFHDIPQRIREKGQA; translated from the coding sequence ATGGCAAAGAAGTCCGACACCCCGAACGCAGACAAAGTCACGGCAGATGATCTTCCGTATCGGCCATGCGTCGGTATTGCCCTGTTTAACGCAGACGGATTGGTCTGGATGGGGAACCGTTTCGGGTTTGAAGGCGCCTGGCAACTGCCACAAGGCGGTATTGATGATGGCGAAACGCCGATTGAAGCCGCCATGCGCGAACTCAAGGAAGAAATCGGCACCGACAAGGCCGAAATCATTTCCGAAACACCGAACTGGCTGACCTATGATCTGCCCGAACACCTGATTGGCAAGGCGTTCAAGGGCAAGTATCGCGGCCAGAAACAAAAATGGTTCGCCATGCGCTTTACCGGCAAGGACAAACACATCAATATTGATGTCCCGGATCCGGAATTTGACAGCTGGCGCTGGAACGATCTGGCGACCCTGCCGGACCTTATCGTGCCGTTCAAAAGGCCGGTTTATTTACAAATTGCCGCCGAGTTTCATGACATACCGCAAAGAATTCGCGAAAAGGGTCAGGCATAA
- a CDS encoding SDR family NAD(P)-dependent oxidoreductase → MNTQSGTVLITGATSGIGRELLGIYHAQGFNVIAHGRSEVKLHDLKDHYAGLQTVCADLAYPASVDAMMADILRDVPRLDLVINNAAVQERGVLTDVEFSASLADREIAINLQAPIRICHAVIKAWTEQGHTGTPQRAGVWSRIVNVSSGLAFFPKTGSAIYCASKAALHSFSQSLRYQLIAADLPIAISEVFLPVVDTPMTASRDIAKIPAQQAALAIHDGILAGQDEIYVGKARLIPVVTRLSPSLMKSILRKG, encoded by the coding sequence ATGAACACACAATCAGGAACTGTCCTTATTACCGGGGCAACATCGGGAATCGGACGCGAATTGCTGGGCATTTATCATGCGCAGGGTTTTAACGTGATCGCGCATGGCCGGTCCGAGGTGAAGCTTCATGACCTGAAAGACCACTATGCGGGTTTGCAAACGGTGTGCGCAGATCTGGCCTATCCTGCATCCGTTGATGCGATGATGGCCGATATTTTGCGCGATGTTCCGCGCCTTGACCTTGTGATCAATAACGCCGCGGTACAAGAAAGGGGCGTTTTGACAGATGTGGAATTCAGCGCGTCTCTGGCGGATCGGGAAATTGCGATTAACCTGCAGGCGCCCATCCGCATATGTCATGCGGTGATCAAGGCATGGACAGAACAGGGCCATACCGGCACGCCGCAACGGGCCGGGGTCTGGAGTCGCATCGTAAATGTGTCTTCCGGGCTGGCCTTTTTTCCCAAGACGGGCAGTGCGATTTATTGCGCCAGCAAAGCTGCGCTTCACAGCTTTTCCCAAAGCCTGCGTTACCAACTTATTGCCGCAGACCTGCCGATTGCCATCAGCGAGGTGTTCTTGCCGGTGGTCGACACCCCCATGACCGCAAGCCGCGACATTGCCAAGATCCCCGCACAGCAGGCCGCCCTTGCCATTCATGACGGCATTCTTGCCGGGCAGGATGAAATCTATGTCGGCAAGGCACGGTTGATCCCGGTGGTCACCCGGTTGTCGCCGTCCCTGATGAAGTCAATTTTGCGCAAGGGGTAG
- a CDS encoding alpha/beta hydrolase yields the protein MADFREHFVKCCGYEVHVRAWGNPANRPLLMMHGLARLADDFDHVAPHFTDKYYVLCPSMIGRGFSGWASDPDTEYTVPFYVAQMFELLDHFNIDTCDWIGTSMGGLIGLYATTEVAGRIERLVLNDIGPELDPAAVARIKSYVGASPEFETIDEVEQLVRLVYASFGVADDATWAFLASRSVRRLPNGNFMMHYDPQVMRVFAEHIDNFDAWAEFEALPCPVMLISGEQSDLIPKSIVDKMKQKKPQMPVFAVANCGHAPHLNDKAQIDAIRDFLSTSTS from the coding sequence ATGGCCGATTTTCGCGAACATTTCGTCAAATGCTGTGGCTATGAAGTCCATGTCAGGGCGTGGGGAAATCCGGCCAATCGACCGCTTTTGATGATGCACGGGCTTGCCCGGCTGGCCGATGACTTTGACCATGTCGCGCCGCATTTCACCGACAAATATTATGTCCTCTGTCCATCAATGATCGGGCGGGGATTTTCCGGTTGGGCCAGCGACCCGGACACGGAATACACCGTGCCCTTCTATGTCGCGCAGATGTTTGAACTGCTCGATCATTTCAACATTGATACCTGCGACTGGATCGGCACATCCATGGGTGGCCTGATTGGCCTTTACGCCACAACCGAAGTTGCCGGACGTATCGAACGGCTGGTGCTTAATGACATTGGCCCCGAACTTGATCCTGCTGCGGTTGCCCGCATCAAATCCTATGTCGGGGCGTCCCCGGAATTTGAAACCATCGACGAGGTCGAACAGCTTGTTCGGCTGGTTTATGCATCCTTCGGCGTGGCCGATGATGCGACTTGGGCCTTTTTGGCATCGCGTTCCGTACGTCGCCTGCCCAATGGCAATTTCATGATGCATTACGACCCGCAAGTGATGCGCGTTTTTGCCGAACATATTGATAACTTTGATGCCTGGGCCGAATTTGAAGCCCTGCCCTGCCCGGTCATGCTGATCAGTGGCGAACAGTCCGATCTGATTCCGAAATCCATCGTCGATAAAATGAAGCAGAAAAAACCACAAATGCCAGTTTTTGCAGTGGCGAACTGCGGGCACGCACCCCACTTAAATGATAAAGCGCAAATCGACGCAATTCGGGACTTTCTGAGCACGAGCACATCCTGA
- a CDS encoding squalene/phytoene synthase family protein, with protein MSHSLPPEQAVLGPPFDACNELAAAKNANLYRAAMRLSPERQRFFLAAYASMRVIDDIVDDGFLELPDAERDAQREFVLQTIHQWQAQVIAAKADLDNPLPENGPLSAEVYQALRLTLGRSDLPADPWIELADALHRDIAEEPMDEWDDFIAYCEGATAAPASIFVYLLSARYDAEIGYTSPLTNPPLYHARDMAIFCYIIHILRDLPEDIKGPDRLVTIPSEVLIAADITLGEIRNAIGQGKYGDLDYLGKILLEHAWEHFETGQARSGELLSVLDTDEADTLSRLFTVYIELGGAMMENGYAGFLTERDEIMQSTAQNSLPDVKKD; from the coding sequence ATGAGCCATTCGCTCCCTCCTGAACAGGCTGTACTTGGACCACCATTCGATGCCTGCAACGAACTGGCAGCTGCAAAGAATGCCAATCTGTATCGTGCCGCAATGCGCCTTTCGCCCGAACGGCAGCGTTTCTTTCTGGCAGCCTATGCATCAATGCGGGTGATCGACGATATCGTCGATGACGGGTTCCTTGAACTTCCCGATGCCGAGCGCGATGCCCAACGCGAATTTGTCCTGCAAACCATTCATCAATGGCAAGCACAGGTCATCGCCGCCAAGGCAGATCTGGATAATCCGCTGCCCGAAAACGGCCCTTTGTCGGCTGAGGTCTATCAGGCCCTGCGCTTGACCTTGGGACGCAGCGACCTTCCCGCAGATCCATGGATCGAACTGGCTGACGCGCTTCATCGTGACATCGCCGAAGAACCGATGGACGAATGGGACGATTTTATCGCCTATTGCGAAGGGGCAACCGCGGCACCGGCATCGATTTTTGTTTATCTGTTGTCGGCCCGATATGACGCAGAGATCGGCTATACCTCGCCACTGACCAATCCGCCGCTCTATCACGCGCGGGACATGGCTATCTTTTGCTATATCATCCACATCCTGCGCGACCTGCCCGAAGACATCAAAGGCCCCGACCGCCTTGTCACCATCCCCTCAGAAGTCCTGATCGCTGCTGACATCACCCTTGGTGAAATCCGCAATGCCATCGGTCAGGGCAAATATGGTGATCTCGATTATCTCGGTAAAATCCTGCTCGAACATGCATGGGAGCATTTCGAAACCGGGCAAGCCAGATCGGGTGAATTGTTGTCCGTTCTGGATACGGACGAGGCCGATACCTTATCGCGTCTGTTCACCGTCTATATCGAACTGGGCGGAGCCATGATGGAAAACGGCTATGCAGGGTTCCTGACCGAACGCGATGAAATCATGCAAAGCACGGCCCAGAACAGCCTGCCTGACGTCAAAAAGGACTAG
- a CDS encoding Crp/Fnr family transcriptional regulator, with product MNIYDLIEQLRADPDLAPKIRTTTHAKGSQIIKQGEVCGDVIFLRKGLAQMSYVTFEGKEWIKSFFAENAIMGARRCQILGEPSHFAITCLEDCEITSVPYDGLRKLAARSPDLMAIFFDFNEQVSMRKEKREYEFLCLSAQDRYQGFLEDYAHIVPRLTQAQIASFIGITPIALSRIRKRINQAESRGVVGAQ from the coding sequence ATGAACATTTACGATTTGATCGAACAGCTCAGGGCTGATCCGGATCTGGCACCAAAGATACGGACCACAACCCACGCCAAAGGCAGCCAGATCATCAAACAGGGTGAGGTTTGCGGCGATGTGATTTTTCTGCGCAAAGGCCTTGCACAGATGTCCTATGTCACATTCGAGGGCAAGGAATGGATCAAAAGCTTCTTTGCGGAAAATGCGATCATGGGAGCAAGGCGTTGCCAGATCCTGGGCGAGCCCAGCCACTTTGCCATCACATGTCTTGAGGACTGCGAAATTACGTCCGTGCCCTATGACGGCTTGCGCAAACTTGCCGCACGTTCACCGGACCTGATGGCGATCTTTTTTGATTTCAACGAACAGGTCAGCATGCGCAAGGAAAAGCGCGAATACGAATTCCTGTGCCTGTCCGCCCAGGATCGATATCAGGGGTTTCTTGAAGATTACGCCCATATTGTCCCGCGCCTGACACAGGCACAGATCGCAAGCTTTATCGGCATTACGCCAATCGCACTGTCGCGCATCCGAAAAAGGATAAATCAGGCAGAAAGTCGCGGGGTTGTCGGCGCACAATAG
- a CDS encoding divergent polysaccharide deacetylase family protein yields the protein MFRKILNSLPFRKKKNGDIDEDMASDLADDLGDGMTDADDDEDNVNLDDLPFNELPIEVQFKRMPKRPKSRRSWLSKLLIITLFLSPFCATAVAMIPVLDPETGWRLFHAGGPEATITVPGTERELQEEIARGVKDIQDRDRAAMEAANGANGQGQSAEDIAGNLDGVSDLIGTPGTTDGTGDGAPTPEELAALIEEEGSFDEPIEPDPLRPAPLPGLDEEGSFGRIPRIGDDGTTPFEAYKRPFELPEGTPVVAVMLTGVGLNEERTDAAINDLPLNISLAISPYARDLQTVAREARAMGHEVFLELPMEPADFPLSDPGPRALLTSLSEGENLVRLEWLLARFPGYAGLVSRQGSKFGSLDSAIRPVIEFISRTGLMYVEGTGSGVASYGAQLAANDGTPNAISNVIIDDTPSRRHIDRRLAELVEIAKRNGVAVGIAQSYPVTIQRLRNWAFRLKRQGVVLVPVSAVSGQQVTPQSADEAEAARLEAEEREREVMAEQAEQEEALSEPADPAEPDEPANTIEN from the coding sequence GTGTTCAGGAAAATCCTAAATTCCCTGCCGTTCCGAAAGAAAAAGAACGGTGACATCGACGAGGACATGGCCAGTGATTTGGCCGACGACCTTGGCGACGGGATGACTGACGCCGACGACGATGAAGACAACGTCAATCTCGATGACTTGCCCTTTAATGAACTGCCGATCGAAGTGCAGTTCAAACGAATGCCAAAGCGACCGAAATCACGGCGTAGCTGGCTTTCGAAACTGCTGATCATTACCCTGTTCCTGTCGCCATTTTGCGCAACAGCGGTCGCGATGATCCCGGTGCTTGATCCGGAAACCGGCTGGCGGCTGTTTCATGCTGGCGGGCCGGAAGCCACGATCACGGTTCCGGGCACCGAACGCGAACTCCAAGAAGAAATCGCGCGCGGTGTTAAGGACATTCAGGATCGCGATCGCGCCGCGATGGAGGCAGCAAATGGTGCGAATGGCCAAGGTCAGTCGGCCGAAGACATTGCCGGCAACCTTGATGGCGTTTCCGACCTGATCGGAACACCGGGCACAACCGATGGCACCGGTGATGGCGCCCCGACACCAGAAGAACTCGCCGCCCTGATCGAGGAAGAAGGATCGTTCGACGAACCGATCGAACCCGATCCCTTGCGCCCGGCCCCGCTGCCCGGTCTTGACGAGGAAGGCAGTTTTGGCCGCATCCCGCGTATCGGCGATGATGGCACCACACCGTTTGAAGCCTACAAGCGCCCGTTCGAACTGCCCGAAGGTACCCCGGTTGTCGCCGTCATGCTGACCGGGGTTGGCCTGAACGAAGAACGCACCGACGCGGCCATCAATGATCTGCCGCTGAACATTTCACTGGCGATTTCGCCCTATGCCCGCGATTTGCAAACGGTTGCCCGCGAAGCGCGCGCCATGGGCCACGAGGTTTTCCTTGAACTTCCTATGGAACCGGCAGACTTCCCGCTGTCAGACCCCGGACCGCGCGCACTTTTGACATCCCTCTCAGAGGGTGAAAACCTTGTCCGTCTGGAATGGTTGTTGGCACGTTTCCCAGGCTATGCCGGTCTGGTCAGCCGTCAGGGGTCGAAATTCGGCAGCCTCGATAGCGCCATTCGCCCGGTGATCGAATTCATTTCGCGTACTGGTCTTATGTATGTCGAAGGCACCGGAAGCGGTGTCGCCAGCTATGGCGCGCAACTGGCGGCAAACGATGGAACACCGAATGCGATCAGCAATGTCATCATTGATGACACACCAAGCCGCCGCCACATTGACAGGCGACTGGCCGAACTGGTCGAGATCGCCAAACGCAATGGCGTAGCCGTCGGGATCGCGCAATCCTACCCGGTGACGATCCAGCGACTACGCAACTGGGCCTTCCGCCTGAAACGCCAGGGGGTCGTTCTGGTCCCGGTCAGTGCCGTATCAGGCCAGCAGGTCACGCCGCAATCTGCCGACGAGGCAGAGGCCGCCCGTCTTGAAGCCGAAGAACGCGAACGTGAGGTCATGGCCGAACAGGCAGAGCAGGAAGAAGCACTTTCGGAACCTGCCGATCCTGCGGAGCCCGACGAACCCGCCAACACAATCGAGAACTAA
- a CDS encoding VTT domain-containing protein translates to MKDLLKTGLVLATCFAATFGILIATGLLQRDDVVRWLEYAEQIDAWLVATIVIALLVADLFIAVPTMTVTVLAGYFLGPLGGALAAGTGMITAGAMGYGISTKFGRSVLRRIISDEERLSEMEEVFSRYGLIVLMICRAMPILPEVSCCLAGVTRMRFVKFGFGYLIGTVPYVIVCAWLGAQSSAADPMPAIWGAATVSVVMWLCWFFLIRHHRRSHRRV, encoded by the coding sequence ATGAAAGATCTTCTGAAAACCGGACTGGTGCTTGCGACCTGCTTTGCTGCGACCTTCGGGATATTGATCGCAACCGGGCTTTTGCAACGCGATGATGTCGTGCGCTGGCTGGAATATGCCGAGCAAATTGATGCGTGGCTTGTCGCGACGATTGTCATTGCGCTTTTGGTGGCGGATTTGTTCATTGCTGTACCGACGATGACGGTTACCGTGTTGGCGGGATATTTCCTGGGGCCACTTGGCGGCGCATTGGCCGCTGGAACCGGTATGATCACCGCTGGTGCGATGGGATATGGGATCAGCACGAAATTTGGCCGTTCGGTTCTGCGTCGAATCATCTCCGATGAAGAGCGTCTCAGCGAGATGGAGGAGGTCTTTTCACGTTATGGCCTGATTGTCTTGATGATTTGCCGTGCAATGCCGATCCTGCCCGAAGTGTCATGCTGTCTGGCCGGCGTGACCCGGATGCGATTTGTGAAGTTCGGCTTTGGCTATCTGATCGGCACGGTTCCATACGTGATTGTGTGTGCCTGGCTCGGCGCGCAAAGTTCGGCCGCTGATCCGATGCCTGCCATTTGGGGGGCTGCGACAGTTTCGGTTGTCATGTGGTTATGCTGGTTTTTCCTGATCCGTCATCACAGACGGTCGCATCGCCGGGTTTGA
- a CDS encoding S41 family peptidase: MTIGLASPVLAQSSTSSAETYRLLNLFGDVFEQVKSKYVEDVDDKKLIEAAINGMLTSLDPHSSYLNMDNFEEMQVDTRGEFGGLGIEVTMEDGFVKVIAPIYDTPAEKAGLQPGDFITHIDGTAIRGMTLNDAVEMMRGKVNTDIVLTIIRKGEQAPFDVTLTRAVIKIQSVRAEPKDDIGYIRITKFNEQTASGLQRAIADMREEIGPEIKGLVIDLRNNPGGLLDQAISVSDAFLDKGEIVSTRPRDTENTERYNARSGDLSEGLPIVVLINDGSASASEIVAGALQDHRRAVIMGTRSFGKGSVQTILPMPGNVALRLTTARYYTPSGKSIQEVGIVPDIIVPQARVESIEADTRRSEASLSGALRNEDEGITDAEQDANSRRDEAEQLAIDDYQLSRALDMIRGISLFGPRPNG, encoded by the coding sequence ATGACTATCGGCCTTGCGTCGCCAGTTTTGGCGCAATCTTCAACCTCCTCGGCTGAGACCTATCGGCTGCTCAACCTGTTTGGCGATGTGTTCGAACAGGTCAAAAGCAAATATGTCGAAGACGTCGATGACAAAAAACTGATCGAAGCGGCCATCAACGGCATGCTGACATCGCTTGATCCGCACTCCTCATATCTGAATATGGATAATTTCGAGGAAATGCAGGTCGATACCCGCGGCGAATTCGGTGGTCTTGGCATCGAAGTCACCATGGAAGACGGCTTTGTCAAAGTCATCGCCCCGATCTATGACACGCCCGCCGAAAAGGCAGGCCTTCAGCCGGGCGACTTCATTACGCATATCGATGGCACCGCCATTCGCGGCATGACGCTGAATGACGCGGTTGAGATGATGCGCGGCAAGGTCAATACCGACATCGTTCTGACCATCATTCGCAAGGGTGAACAGGCACCATTTGACGTGACCCTGACCCGTGCGGTGATCAAGATCCAGTCGGTCCGCGCCGAACCGAAAGACGATATCGGCTATATCCGTATCACCAAGTTCAACGAACAGACCGCCAGCGGCCTGCAGCGCGCCATTGCTGACATGCGCGAAGAAATCGGTCCTGAAATCAAGGGTCTGGTGATTGACCTGCGCAACAACCCGGGCGGTTTGCTTGATCAGGCGATTTCGGTTTCCGATGCCTTCCTTGATAAGGGTGAAATCGTATCGACCCGTCCGCGTGATACCGAAAACACCGAACGTTACAATGCACGCAGCGGTGACCTCAGCGAAGGTTTGCCGATTGTTGTTCTGATCAATGATGGCTCTGCTTCGGCTTCCGAAATCGTTGCAGGCGCGCTTCAGGATCACCGCCGTGCGGTCATTATGGGTACGCGAAGCTTTGGCAAGGGATCGGTCCAGACCATCCTGCCGATGCCCGGAAACGTGGCACTTCGTCTGACCACGGCGCGCTATTACACGCCGTCAGGCAAATCCATTCAGGAAGTCGGCATTGTGCCGGACATCATTGTTCCGCAGGCACGCGTCGAAAGCATCGAGGCGGATACCCGTCGCTCCGAAGCATCGCTTAGTGGCGCCCTTCGCAACGAGGACGAAGGCATCACAGATGCGGAACAGGATGCAAATTCCCGCCGTGACGAGGCCGAACAGCTGGCGATTGATGATTATCAGCTGTCGCGTGCGCTTGACATGATCCGGGGTATTTCGCTGTTTGGCCCGCGTCCGAATGGGTAA
- a CDS encoding methyltransferase domain-containing protein, with product MSNTHWDPARYGLFGNERLRPAIDLISRLPKPASGFSPHHIVDLGCGPGSVTAILADAYGSSDPAGPRITGVDSSDEMLETARKRDENITWQKADIADWQPDAPVDLLFSNAALHWVPDHSKLFPRLLEHLRPGGIIAIQVPNNFLAPSHQLIGEAGMDWRKEVATAMHAARIMRPGDYFDVLTPACDEVDLWQTQYCHVLTGPDAVYNWTSSTILRPVMDALPDDEARAKFTAKYKERLNQVYPSRDDGRTLFPFNRLFMIARKKSA from the coding sequence ATGAGCAATACACACTGGGATCCCGCCCGCTACGGTTTGTTTGGCAATGAACGCCTGCGACCGGCCATCGATCTGATTTCGCGTTTGCCCAAACCGGCAAGCGGATTTTCACCGCATCATATTGTCGACCTTGGCTGTGGCCCGGGTTCGGTAACAGCCATACTTGCCGATGCATATGGCTCAAGCGATCCTGCCGGACCACGTATCACAGGTGTTGATTCGTCAGACGAGATGCTTGAAACCGCGCGCAAGCGGGATGAAAACATCACCTGGCAAAAGGCCGACATCGCCGACTGGCAACCGGACGCGCCCGTTGATCTGCTGTTTTCCAATGCGGCCCTGCACTGGGTGCCCGATCACTCAAAGCTGTTTCCGCGCCTTCTTGAACATCTTCGCCCCGGCGGCATCATCGCCATTCAGGTGCCGAACAATTTCCTGGCACCCAGCCACCAGTTGATCGGCGAAGCGGGCATGGACTGGCGCAAGGAAGTGGCAACCGCGATGCATGCGGCCCGCATCATGCGCCCGGGTGATTATTTCGATGTGCTGACACCTGCATGTGACGAAGTCGACCTTTGGCAGACGCAATATTGTCACGTGCTGACCGGGCCAGATGCGGTCTATAACTGGACCAGTTCAACCATCCTGCGTCCCGTCATGGATGCCCTGCCTGATGATGAAGCGCGCGCAAAATTCACTGCGAAATACAAGGAACGGCTTAATCAGGTCTATCCGTCACGCGATGACGGACGTACCCTGTTTCCGTTCAATCGCCTGTTCATGATCGCCCGCAAGAAGTCCGCCTGA
- the dapF gene encoding diaminopimelate epimerase, which produces MNGIPFVKMHGLGNDFVVFDGRRDPAVLDLDDATAARIADRKTGVGCDQLIVIEPARDDLADAFMRIRNNDGGEVQACGNATRCVANIVMGELGRKDVIIETVVGLLDANGLADGRVTVDMGQVKLDWRDIPLSDAVDTNHIPLSLGPLSDAVGVNVGNPHGVFFVDDAESIDIEKFGPVLEHHEMFPERANIEVCSIIDENKIRMRVWERGVGVTRACGTGACAAGVAAARRGLTSRKVEVILDGGPLTIEWLPDDHVLMTGPVATSFSGFLHASLLGNH; this is translated from the coding sequence ATGAACGGTATTCCTTTTGTCAAAATGCATGGTTTGGGAAATGATTTCGTTGTCTTTGACGGACGACGCGATCCCGCTGTGCTTGATCTTGATGACGCGACCGCTGCCCGTATTGCCGATCGCAAAACCGGGGTCGGTTGCGATCAGTTGATCGTCATCGAACCGGCCCGCGATGATCTGGCCGATGCCTTTATGCGCATCCGTAACAATGATGGCGGCGAGGTGCAGGCGTGTGGCAATGCGACCCGCTGTGTGGCCAATATCGTCATGGGCGAACTTGGCCGCAAAGACGTGATCATTGAAACCGTTGTCGGTTTGCTGGATGCCAATGGTCTGGCCGATGGCCGTGTCACAGTTGATATGGGGCAGGTCAAACTCGATTGGCGTGATATTCCGCTGTCCGATGCTGTCGATACCAATCATATTCCGCTTTCACTCGGCCCGCTTTCAGATGCGGTGGGTGTCAATGTTGGCAACCCGCATGGTGTTTTCTTTGTTGATGACGCCGAGTCGATTGATATCGAGAAATTCGGTCCGGTGCTTGAACATCACGAAATGTTCCCGGAACGCGCCAATATCGAAGTTTGCAGCATCATTGATGAAAACAAGATCCGCATGCGCGTTTGGGAACGCGGTGTCGGCGTGACCCGTGCGTGTGGGACAGGTGCCTGTGCGGCTGGTGTTGCGGCTGCACGCCGCGGCCTGACCAGTCGCAAGGTCGAAGTAATCCTTGATGGTGGGCCACTGACCATTGAATGGCTGCCTGACGATCATGTGTTGATGACCGGCCCGGTCGCGACCAGTTTTTCTGGCTTTTTGCACGCGTCCCTTCTGGGAAACCATTGA